The following are from one region of the Prevotella communis genome:
- a CDS encoding site-specific tyrosine recombinase has protein sequence MDEQTSKIRKDYLRYLRLQRSVSPNTLEAYALDLDKLLVFLGHEGKRVTDVELSDLQTFAAGLHDVGIGPRSQCRILSGVRSFYRFLVMDGYMDNDPTELLESPVLGEHLPEFLTPQEVDQLKDSIDLSKPEGHRNRAIIEVLFSCGLRVSELVNLKWSQLYADERYLRILGKGSKERLVPISNTALREIENYLPWRNSLKIKPGEEDYVFLNRRGAHLTRVMVLIMLKTQAEEAGIKKTISPHTLRHSFATALLEGGADLRVIQALLGHESIGTTEIYTHMSMQTLRDEVLNHHPRNIIH, from the coding sequence ATGGACGAACAGACAAGTAAAATCAGGAAGGACTATCTGCGCTACCTGCGCCTGCAGCGCAGCGTGTCGCCGAATACGTTGGAGGCGTATGCCCTCGACCTGGATAAGTTGCTTGTCTTCCTGGGTCATGAGGGGAAACGGGTGACGGATGTGGAACTGTCGGACCTGCAGACTTTTGCTGCCGGACTGCACGATGTGGGCATAGGTCCGCGCTCACAATGCCGCATACTGAGTGGGGTACGCTCGTTCTATCGCTTCCTTGTGATGGATGGCTATATGGATAACGACCCCACCGAACTGCTGGAGTCGCCTGTGCTGGGCGAACATCTGCCTGAGTTCCTGACGCCTCAGGAGGTGGACCAGTTGAAAGACTCTATCGACCTGTCAAAACCTGAGGGCCACAGAAACAGGGCTATTATCGAGGTGCTCTTCTCCTGCGGACTGCGTGTGTCGGAGCTGGTGAATCTGAAATGGTCGCAACTCTATGCCGACGAGCGCTATCTGCGTATCCTTGGCAAGGGTTCCAAGGAGCGCCTGGTGCCGATCTCTAATACAGCTCTGAGGGAGATAGAGAACTATCTGCCCTGGCGCAACTCGCTGAAGATAAAGCCTGGCGAGGAGGATTATGTCTTCCTGAACCGCCGAGGGGCACATCTCACGCGAGTGATGGTACTCATCATGCTGAAGACACAGGCCGAGGAGGCTGGCATCAAGAAAACCATCTCGCCCCACACCCTGCGCCACTCCTTTGCTACGGCGCTATTGGAAGGTGGTGCCGACCTGCGTGTCATTCAGGCTCTGCTGGGCCACGAGAGCATAGGCACCACGGAGATATACACCCACATGTCCATGCAGACCCTGCGTGACGAGGTGCTTAATCATCATCCAAGAAATATTATTCATTAA